The following is a genomic window from Theobroma cacao cultivar B97-61/B2 chromosome 10, Criollo_cocoa_genome_V2, whole genome shotgun sequence.
gttGCTGAATTGGAAGTCATAATTGAAACTGTCATGAGCTTTGATCTCTTTCAGTTTGCTTAATGCATAATTGGCAGTGTTCATAATATCTCTGACGGTCTCACCAAAGACAATGAAACATAGTTCCTCCCCTAAAGCACATTTAGACTTGTAACTTTCTTTATTCTCATTCCATTCCCTGAGTATTTCCTGTAAGAGGAATGTGTAAACATCCTCCTTTAGCATATCCTCCAAATTACCGAAGCCACTAAAGTTTTGGTCTTCTAAACAATTACTTTCAGCCTTAGCATTCTGGTAACATGCTGCTCTGGAGTTATGAGAAGAATCAAGATCCGTCACTGCCTTCCTGAACAAGGAATCGTATTTCTCTTCTCTGCTTTGTACTTCAATTCTGTCACTTCCAGTTTTCTCATTCctctcatttttcatttcctcAATAAATCTTTCATACATTCCTTCTTTTACAAGGCATTGTAACTGATGATTGAGCATCTCAATATGAAATTCTTCTACTAAACTtttgaaaatagttaaataaatCTCTTCCATCATCATGGTTTGCAGATTTGCATCTTTCAATTCTTGTTTCATCATTCTCACTTCACTGCATGGTTCTGCATTTCCTGGTTGAGAAACTGAGGTTTTCTTCACATTTGCCCATACTTCTTCCATACTTTCAATGCCTGATTTCTCTATACCCAGCTGATCACCTGCAGATAACCTCACCTCAGGAAGAGTTTCCACCTCATTATCACAAGTACAGTCACTAAAAATATCACGAAGCCAAGGATTCCAGTTGATTAAACTCTCCAAACTCATAATAACTTCTTGAATCCTTCTTTTTGGATTAACAGAACCTTTTTCTCTCCCAAGGGATGCAAACCCTCTTTCACGAAGAATTTCTCGCTTCAGCGAATTCAGCTCTTCATTTTTTCTCCGGATTATGGACTCATGATTCTTTATCATCTTTGCAACATAATGACCACCATCATTTTCTGAATCCTCTTTGCAGGGCTGCCCCATTGTATTTGCTTCTTCAACCTTCAATAAGAAATTGCTGGAATTGCCAAAACTGTGCCCTTCTGATAAACATCTTCCTTTTGCTTTTAGAGAATCCTTagcttttgaacttttcaCTTGAACCTCATCCTGATTACTAAAAAGCTCAAGCTCATGGCTGAGACAAGTCATCTCTCTCATCACATCAGATAAATGCTTTCTCAGCCCAACTGAAACCTGCATCTCTCTCTTCTTCACTTCCTCTTCAAAATTCTCCCGAAAATCTTTCAATGAGCCTTTAATCACAATAGCAGCTGTACCTCTCTCTATGTCCCAAGTCCATTGATGCTCTATTGGCCCAAGCTCAGATAAGAAAATTGCATTCTGCATCTTACAAAAGGCAACATCCAGAGTTTCTTTCAAAATGCTAATATCTGATCCCATCTGCTCAATCTTCCTGTTGTCAATTccttgacttctttcttcatctCTGAGTTGATAGTTAGGCTCAAGCTGTTGTTGTATGTTCCATACCTGCTGATCAACCGAACTCTTTAACTCACAGAATTTGCCTTCTCTATCTCCATCAGTATTTGCTTGGCCGCTAAGAATGAACTCCTCAATGCCCTCACTCTTCCTTTTTTCCAGTTTAAGGTCAGCATGAAGAGAAtccaattctttttcattcatctCCAGTGCCTTCCTAAGCTTCAATTCATTTGCTAATATCTCCAATAACTCTTTATCCTTCTCTGATATAGCCAGCTCTACTTCCTTCAGGCGTCCTTGAAGGCGGTCCCTAATTTCTGTCAAGTCCTCAAGCAGCACCTGGTGGCAACTTTCAAGAACACAGTTAtctgtttcttcttgaacAAACTTCAAACACCCCTCTAATTGCATCACAGACAATTCATAGAATTTTGATATCTCATTCAAGCGCTCAAGAACCCCATTTTTGGACCTTACTTTTCTATATGCTTTGTCCATTGCACTGTGCACAATCTGCATCATTGTTGACTCAGTTATGGAGACTTTGATCCTACTGTTGGTACTACGCATATCTATCAGATTGAAAATATGCTCCATCAATATTTCAATATCCAACAAAGAAACTCCCTTGTTACTCCTATAACCatccaaataaaattttgaaacatgCAAAGTTTTTATGCTAGAACCCATATCTTAACAGCCATTGAATCTGACAGAagaagaaagtagaaaaagaaCTTACAGAAACAGAACTTTGAGATAATACATTGATTTGTGCAATGCATAAACAATTTGGAATGTCTGTTCTAAGTTTTAGTTCTTcattgttttctttccttggAAAGTGGATGATCTAACTGACCTATTCTAAAATGTTACATTGTCCACACATCCTTCACAATCTCTGTTGAGTCTAATATTCCGATCTTAATTGAGTCGACAAGTGAGTATACTCTCCGTGtttgttaatttttgaaatcacataaattttgaatatttatattaaaagacaaTTGATGCATATTTAATCAACTACTAATTTATctaaccatttaaagcaattGACTACTAATTTTATCTACCTATTCGAAGGAATAATGATGAACCATACAGCTCTTTTTAGGTATTATAACAGAAAGAtataaaaactttaaataatgcaattaatttgaattttaacaCCTATTAACAACCTTGGCCATCCACTTGATGTGACACTATTATGGGTGGCCATGTTCCAATTTAATTTACTTCCAATAAAACATTAATGGGTCCTTTGCACATAATTGATGTGGGGCACCTAACATTAATTCCAACCTCTTGGAGGTGCCAATTGGCCCATCCTTTTTATTGtacataaatttattaatacaCATCCATGTGAACTAACAAGTGATGAAAATCTTAGTGACAAACTTAAAAACAAATTGTAGTGCTCTATAGCTTTAGTAAAAGAATACATGTATACGAAATCTACACTAATACATTAAATTGGCACATAACTATATTAATCTTTATTGAGTTGAGACGATGATCTCGATTCATATTTCACGATAAAACTCATATATGACATTAAAGAATTACATggttatatttaaaaaagataaatacattatgtaaaattaaaaaaatgtgcTATAGATGTTTTTGTAcatacaaaattaattttttttgttttacatgTTTTATAGGTTCATCTGCATAAAACAATTTGCTATTATTGAATAAAACCtattaaaagtaaatatttacATTGAGAAATATGAATAAATGCTTTTTATTAATACAAAACAAATTTCTCATTGTGATTTTACATGTTTATAAATTCTTGCCACGTCAAATACATTAAGGAATTACtcaattcatttttttctttttttaactcatttaatgGGTGTTAAAAATTTAGTCAAAACCATAAACTTAGTGTATACTATGTTAAAGCCAAGAACTAGTCTGATTTGTATGAAGGGTATATTACATTAATTAAATTgcacaaaaataattttaaattgaattctatttttcttatcaCCCTTTTtgcctaattttttttttattttttcctctcAATTTAAGtacttattttaaatttttttgacataTTCGTATACAATGAGTATGCAACAAGCAAAAAAtacaagatatatatatatatatatatatatatatattatttaagtaCTTTATAATGCATAAGAAATTAACTGATTGAATTattatgatgaaaaaaaaCAGTGAAATTATTGTCTAAAATAAAGGGGCtttaaatatgaatatcattaaatattttaccCACATGGCATGCTCATGTTGGTCCACTCAAAGCTACACAACTAATTAACTACCCAACTATGCACTGACACTGCCGACAGCAGCGCGTGCACTACCGTCACCGTTTGCCTCGGCGGTCTGCGAAGCTCGACTTTTAAGCCATTCCACCATTTCCCCAAACACCAACTCCACACCTTCCTCTGGCTCCCCAATCAGTTGGTGCCACATTTCAGGATAAATCTTCAACGTCTTGTCCACGCTGGCGGCGCGTTTATAAAGCTCCTCGATACAAGCAGGATCACATACGACGTCATCACCACCGTGCACAATAAGCAATGGCACATCCACTTCCTCAAACTTCCCTTGCAAGTCGTTGCATATCCGAATGAGCTCGTAAGCCGTGGCGGCGCGTGGCCTTGCCAATGTCCTCCTCGGACTCGCTATTGCCAACTTCCTTTTCCACGGCTCTTTAAATGAAACTTCCGGCAAAGACCCTCGCGTGGGAACCACTCGCCAGGTGGGCATAAGCTTGGCGGctatgaataaaaaatgttcCAACGGCCATGGAGGCTTGAATTTAGCGCTTATCCCGCACATTGCGCCGTTGAGAATCAATCCATCCCACGCGCCTTTTTGTCTGAGCGAGATATAAAGCGCGATGGCTCCGCCAAGCGATTCCGCGTACAAAAAGGCAGGCAAATCTGCCGCGTGACGAGCACGATAGGCGTCAAAGAACTGAATACAATCGTCGACTACGCCGTCGATGCTTGGAATGTGAGCTTCGAGTCCGTCGAGGCCTTCGGAGAAACCGTGACCCTGGTGATCGATCGCACACGCGGCAAATCCCGATTTGGCGAAAAGAACGGACGTAAGTTGGAGTAACCAGCTCGACTCACCGGTGAACCCGTGGACAACGGCGACAATTCCGGAGATTGGAGTGTTGAGTGGAGTCCACCACTGAGTGAAGAGCTTGAGGCCGCGGGCATTGGTGAAGAACTCGGAGGAGTGACTCACTGAGTGGCGCGCGTAAAACTCGTCCGGAGTTAAGGTGCCGAAGGGACTCTTCTCGTCGGCTTCAGCTACCGGATGCCGCgccatttttactaaaatgcGCAGGGCTGGGGGTCAACTCAAGaaggttttgaaattttttagttGTGAGTTTCAGCTAAGCGCTGGAAGATACTTATCGTGAAAGGGGACAAGTGATCTGCTGCgttatatattattttcttatccAGCACACTAGCCTCGTGAGCATGCcaagtaagaaaaatgatgaGGAAATTATCaagaataatattttttgataaaaatatttttaaaataattattaaaataaatttaattatttttaattatatttagtcatgatttgataaaaatatctttaaaattattttaaataaattaaaccattcatcataatttttcttcatttgtgTTTCTGATTTTTATCTCTTCATCTCagtctctcaaattttatctatttcttttttcgaCATTCGTCTGCTATGCttctgatttctctctcttgtaattttaaattttttttcttatgtttttaAGACACCAAATAATGGTTTTGATGTGCTTGGGTGGGTggttatttgaaaattttgatttttaagtattttaagtaaaattaaaatggtaGAAATGATCACAGAAGtttgaaatagtttttaattgaatcaattcgGGACCTAAacaccaataaactcaaaaaattaaaatttataaacctaagtttttaaaagaaattttttttatttttagttgaaataggtgttttagataagaaaatttatgttttgatttatgaaaatatgacaaaaacactttaatcggtgccaaattgtaaaaaaaaataaaaagaaatgaagagagttgagaggatttgaaattttagtttGTAAGTAATAACAACAGTTTAGACCttaaagtgtaacaaaatatttttaaatatggtatgtaataataatattttttcaatatggtgtgtaacaatagttttttttttttcaacatagcGTATAACGACTTTTTTTAACCATAGcatgtaacatgtttttgtacatagcatgtaacaacaatatttttttcaacatggcgtgtaacaacctaaccatgtcacatatttttgtatataacgtgtcacatgtttctgtacatggtgtgtaacaacctaaccatagcgtgtcacatatttttgtacatgacatgtcacatgtttttgtacatgatgtgtaacaacctaaccatagtgtgtcacatgtttttgcaCATGATTGTAACAACTTAatcatgacgtgtaacatatttttgtacatggagTGTAACATCATAGCGtgtaatttcattaagggtaattttttttaacatggagtataacaacctaaccatggcgtgtcacatattTCTGTACATGGTATGTAATAACCTAACCATGatgtgtcacatgtttttgtacatgacatataataatttaatcataacgtgtaacatatttttatacatagTGTGTAACATCAtaacttgtaattttattaaagataattttgtccaacttgattaaaaatagttaaaattataaagagagttatttttgaaaacatattatctttaagggttatttttaaaaatgccccaaaaattaattgtgtttcttgattttaacttttatttttatgcacATGGAaacttggttttgtttttttttttttttgaaaagcaacttggttttgtttttaattagtataatactttaaaaattctttcaattatatttaaaaattcaaataaatttttaattttattattctcaatcgaatttttataattttatttgtaaccaaataaatctttataattaaCGATTGACTAATTATCCTTCATCAAAACATCACTcgtcattttatattacatGATATTCACATAATAGATCAACATGTTCTAATAAATTGtaatatgatattttgatgtgatataataaaaatgacaagtgactAATAATAGTTAGTCAACcgttaattataaaagtttattttatttaaaataaaactataaaaaatattctaaatgtaatataaaaataaaaatttatttaaatatttttttatataaaaggAACTTTATTAAACGAGGGAAACTAATCCCCAACATATCATTCATGAGAAAAGATCTAGTGTCTATGGGTGGCACATCGTAAAATTCGTAATCCTCTTCTATGGAGAAGCCTTTGTTTGCTAAGAAGTCGATGAGAgtgtttttttctctaaatataTGTCGTGTTTTAACTTCCTATTGACGCAGGAGTAGATGTTGGATAACTTCAATCAAATCTGAATTTGAACACGGATGACCCTTGGGGAAAATTATGGCTTGCACCACTAACTTGCTATCGACTTGGAGCTCTATTTTACGATAACCCAATTCCCAAGCTAGGCTTAGACCTCGATAAAACCCCCACAACTAAGCTCTTTTTTAAGAATTAttcttttctaattaaaaaataactaataataacttttacttattttataaatttgttttctaaatttaaactaagggtcataacattaaaaagtttaaatttttaaataaaaatatcacttatcattttatactatATGGTACTCacgtgacaaatcaatatgtGATAATAAATGGTGGCATGATATGTTGATTTGACATAATAATATGATCACGTGACATTTTCACTTTCCATATCAACGTTATATAatcaaaatgacaaaataatattttaactaatgataattaatcaaccattaatcataaaaaactattttattcaaaataaaaatataaaaattttattgaatttaatataaaaataaaattttatttaaaattttttgaatagttcataaactttttaaaacattatacttttttaattaaaaaaatacctaATAATACCTTTCACTTATTTCATAAATTAGTTTTCTAAATTTAAACTTAAGAGtcacaaaattaaaaagtataattttttttaataaaaaacttGAAATCTCGATTGCTCGTGatacaaatttatttaaactaaaaattttattaaaaaactaaaaaaattggTAATTATCGTTACGataatatctcaataattaaaacttattacAAGTTTTAATTACCCAATTTGATAGCTACAACTTACAAGTttgaatattgaaaaaaattatggaCTGTATAAGACTTCaggtaaaagtaaaaatagtaggttctcatatatatatgtatatatcaaaagaaacaataaagaaGTTGGTTAAgattctttaaattttccttttcgaAAATTATAATACATGGAATTGGAATTTCTATGAGCTTCAAAAGTGTAATgcaagttttgattttttgttatataagaAGGAAAAGGACATGATAAGTTTCTCCTTCCCTGACTCTGTGATCACTCTTCATTgattattcaaattaaaatcgACGTAAGaaagaagacaagagattTACGTTCAAAGAGAAAATGCTTTGTCCAATCAAATTGTTTGTTTTGTAAGAAAATAGATAAAGCGTGAGTGTCCCGAATTCTAGCTCTTGTAAGAGCCTAAAGAGTGATTAAAAAGTCGCTACGTATCTAACCTAGAATGGCGAAAAAGAGTACTAACAAAGTGTTGCATTTAAGTTTCATAAAAAGGGGGGTTGGTGGCTGTTACTTCATTAGTAGGGGTAGTTGGCAAAGCCCAAACCAACACTTCTTGCTTCTTTATTTCCATCATTTGCTGGTGGGCACTCACTTTCTGCTTTGCCCTCATGGAAAGGCTCTTTCACTCacgataaaatcattcaatacTTTGGAAATCTTTGCTGCAAAAGGTCCATGGCGGGCATGGCACTGCAGAAACAGTGTTGTATCAAGGTTTATCGTAACAAGTGCTAGTAAGTTACTGTAACACAACAACATAAGATCGTATAAGTTAAACTTGATCAAATACTGTTTTCAAGACCCAAGAAGGcttttgaaaatcaaaattcgGTTAGAATACTTTGATCTATGTTTGGTACCACAGATTGCTTATTTATGGTATTCCTAGATACCTAACACTTGCCTTGTTATGTTGGTACCTTCGTCCAACCTTATTGTGGCATTAGGAGAGGCGCCAAATCTCAAAGTCCGTACCTCAATATGTGCTAACAGGAAATGCTGTATAGGCCGGCTTTATGGGCGACAATAATGATCCATCCAGCATAAAATGACTTGATGATAAGTAAATTGTATCAGCTACGTTTTAGTTTGGCAAAGAAATGCATCCCCCCCTCCCCCTCCCCCTTCTCTCGCGTAAGTTGTACTGTACTCACGAGTAGTTCAGCTAGGTAAGTTGTAATGTATCAGCTACGTTTTAGTTTGACAATCGATCTGCTCACTCTaggatttcttttttctctgttGGCTAAGCCTGTTTACTTTAACCAGATAATAATCCCATGACTTGCTTTCAACAGGAACAATCTGCAAGGGAACTTGAGGGTGTTTTTCCGGCGATTTTACCATATAACAGATTATCGAAATGAGGATCCAGCATATCATTCACTACAAGACCCGAGATGCAGATGCTGATTAAAGCAATGATACTCCTATAACAGTCAAATATACTATACAAGTCTGATAAGAGAACAATAGAACAAGGGTTGTCACAAGACTACTACAACTATGAAGTACAGAGTCATTTGTATTCGATTTGTACAAAATATTGTTCAGTttgtttcttcctttgttATTTTGTACAATGCTGTGGTCAAGGGATGGAATCAGTGCCCAAAACCACACCATATACCGTGTCAGTTTTCTTCGTGATCAACGCAAGCTGAAAGaggaaattcaccacatcaggTGATAAAACTTCGGTGACAATAACAGGTTAAACAATGCACAAGCAAACAaataatgtatatatataaaaaaaatttaacgaagagagagagagagagaggcagCTGGCATAAAGAAGGAATTGAAAGTTGAcattatcaatataaaatGTGATCAACTAGCAAAGACCAAAAGCAATCCTAGAAATCGCAAGGATATGGAAcattgaaaattcaaagaatatCAGGTATAGTAGAATAAGGACCAGAAATAAACATGTTTCAATGGAAGCAAAACTTGACACTATTTTCTGGTTTCTGTTTTTAGTGGCAAGCATAAACCATCTGAAAGTATGGAAAGTTAACGGCTTTATAATCCCCATTCTTTTTAACTCCTTATGCACCCACGGGTTCATGCATGTGTGCCACTTTTAATAAGTgtattaacaaaatatatagaaaGACGTTTGCTGCTATCTTTGATTCTTGCCTCAGCTCACTAAatacaaacaagaaaaaggaaggtGAAAGGTTACAGATCTTCAAAGTCCAAAAGCTTAAATTTCGTCTATTTATTTGCCTCTAGAAGAACAGAATAAAGGGATTCATTCCACATGCATAGACAGTTTGGAAGCATCAATTCAGGCAAGAAGAAgctttggaaaaaaaattgaaagcatTGCAAGAAAATCCCCATTCCCAAAGACTCATCACTCAAGTACAACAACTCCCATGAGCAACATCAAACGAAAACCAGCTTTGAGACACTTTATGATCCTTATTAAGAACACCAACATTCAAAGTGCTATCCAATTCTTATATTCTCCAAAAATATTGAGAGCTACCAGATTACCACTATTCTCATCTCAATATGTTATAGGCAGTCTAACCAAATTGATATGGCCCCTCTGGAACTTAGCATGTTCAAACCACATGATACACATCCTTAATCAAGGCTTCATAGATGAAGTCACCACTTCTAAAATCTCAGACTGACTGAAGAACTACCATTAgattgttttcaattttttccctAAATAGCTACTATAAGACCAATACATGTTACAAAGTAGGTGTTACAGATAGCATGATCAACCTACTTAGAGCTTAAAATGGTGGTAATAAATGTCCAACCAATCAATTTCAGGATTGACATCTCAACGATCACAAGTAAGAAAAGCATAAGATGAATCATTTCCACAAGTTCCAAATACCATTCTCAACTACAACTAGTGGCTGGTGCTATGGCTAACTCAAATTCTCAATCTTTCGTGGTACTTGGTAAGTTTATTTATGTGTATACCGAAGATATTTGGGCTCTCAGACTTCTAAAAGTTAAGTTTATATCACCCATATTAGAAGCAAAATTGGGCACTCTTTGTTTGCTCAGTTCACTTATCTTTCGATCCACAAGTCAAAGCTTGACTTGAGGTTGTACCAAACACAACTCATTTTCACTTGCAACATTTAACAAAACTAACATGAGCTTTGACCATACAAGGTATGCTCCAAAAGGCTTGTACTATTGCAATGCTGAATTACACAGCCgaagtcattttgtttttgtaggaATCACTGAAATATGATCCCAGGGATCATTAACACGCCCATCCAACAATTAGACTGCAAGCATATGATCCATCATTCTATTCCAGTGATTGGGCAATTTCTTTAAATAAGATGTCAGGAACAGGAAGTCAGATACAACTTTCAGAAACAGAAAGTAATTTGTTAAGAATTATGACAATTCGTACTAAATTGCTAGGTTGGAATAATTAAAAAACCTCATAAAGGACAACCTAGAGTTCCCAAACCTATCAATCAAAACACAAATAAAAGTTCAATCATTCacaaagcaaaaaataaagtaatacaAAGAAAATGCCATGAATTTAAAGAACCCATCTCCAAAGAAAACACCCAAAAAAACTAAagtcacataaaataaaaatcaaaaaacacaaaatacACACACATTAAACCAAAGACccatataagaaaaaaaacgTGATCTTTAACAAGAACAGCTACAAGGAGTCAATAATATcgcaaaaaatcaaaaacccatgacaaaaaaaaacacaataaACTGACAGAAAATCAAAAACCCAAACTTAAAAAGACTAATCTTTCAACAAAACTTTTCCAAATAAAAAGGTCAAAGGGGAAATTTAGAGTTATTTACCTCCACAGCAGAAGCAACAGTAACAGCAAGAAAGGACCATGGAAATCTCTCTACAAATCACAATAAAACTTGCAGAGCAACCAGAAGAAGCAGATGCTGAGTCAGCagcttctttttcatttaagaGTTTTTGTTGGTTGCTCGGAGTCcttggagaagaagaagatcgTTTCTCTGATTTCATCCTATGGAGGTTCCATTCTAGTTTTCTTAGATAAGCGGCCTTGAATGAATCCCTTATTCTGACTGAGGGCCATAAATgcatttctttctctctgtTTCTCACTCTTTT
Proteins encoded in this region:
- the LOC18586393 gene encoding uncharacterized protein LOC18586393, with amino-acid sequence MHLWPSVRIRDSFKAAYLRKLEWNLHRMKSEKRSSSSPRTPSNQQKLLNEKEAADSASASSGCSASFIVICREISMVLSCCYCCFCCGACVDHEEN
- the LOC18586390 gene encoding uncharacterized protein LOC18586390 — protein: MGSSIKTLHVSKFYLDGYRSNKGVSLLDIEILMEHIFNLIDMRSTNSRIKVSITESTMMQIVHSAMDKAYRKVRSKNGVLERLNEISKFYELSVMQLEGCLKFVQEETDNCVLESCHQVLLEDLTEIRDRLQGRLKEVELAISEKDKELLEILANELKLRKALEMNEKELDSLHADLKLEKRKSEGIEEFILSGQANTDGDREGKFCELKSSVDQQVWNIQQQLEPNYQLRDEERSQGIDNRKIEQMGSDISILKETLDVAFCKMQNAIFLSELGPIEHQWTWDIERGTAAIVIKGSLKDFRENFEEEVKKREMQVSVGLRKHLSDVMREMTCLSHELELFSNQDEVQVKSSKAKDSLKAKGRCLSEGHSFGNSSNFLLKVEEANTMGQPCKEDSENDGGHYVAKMIKNHESIIRRKNEELNSLKREILRERGFASLGREKGSVNPKRRIQEVIMSLESLINWNPWLRDIFSDCTCDNEVETLPEVRLSAGDQLGIEKSGIESMEEVWANVKKTSVSQPGNAEPCSEVRMMKQELKDANLQTMMMEEIYLTIFKSLVEEFHIEMLNHQLQCLVKEGMYERFIEEMKNERNEKTGSDRIEVQSREEKYDSLFRKAVTDLDSSHNSRAACYQNAKAESNCLEDQNFSGFGNLEDMLKEDVYTFLLQEILREWNENKESYKSKCALGEELCFIVFGETVRDIMNTANYALSKLKEIKAHDSFNYDFQFSNKFFESAAMSIKDDVWKVFLAEMIKEWKMKIDAFSTESLIREEVLQFLVAKAVKEACIMEAADDQNQERDPNNLLPVNKLWTSLDENGKENLMQTLDRLVKFLEEEEALILSACSEMKEQKRHLDLVRSVFDELDGHEHFQGLFTNEQNSTKSANSKLEKALQHLDFGKAILSELGSRIGITVGNLEWLHSEMTALVDTTRCKNPSIYQAKDVEEAKINIYESLLNPIQELSQILKGFECSSCTRLGRHIFRLEELKHQLDLLVERTASLSQKESLYRKAFIRRCENLQMAETEVDLLGDQVDLLLGLLEKIYVTMHRHSPVLQQFFEVSEMLKLIEKEIGGRR
- the LOC18586391 gene encoding caffeoylshikimate esterase; the protein is MARHPVAEADEKSPFGTLTPDEFYARHSVSHSSEFFTNARGLKLFTQWWTPLNTPISGIVAVVHGFTGESSWLLQLTSVLFAKSGFAACAIDHQGHGFSEGLDGLEAHIPSIDGVVDDCIQFFDAYRARHAADLPAFLYAESLGGAIALYISLRQKGAWDGLILNGAMCGISAKFKPPWPLEHFLFIAAKLMPTWRVVPTRGSLPEVSFKEPWKRKLAIASPRRTLARPRAATAYELIRICNDLQGKFEEVDVPLLIVHGGDDVVCDPACIEELYKRAASVDKTLKIYPEMWHQLIGEPEEGVELVFGEMVEWLKSRASQTAEANGDGSARAAVGSVSA